One Gemmatimonadota bacterium DNA segment encodes these proteins:
- a CDS encoding MoaD/ThiS family protein yields MRIIVKCFAGCRDAVGATSVSVDVPAGTTVGEAFAGLIESYPGLAGYDRSVMLAVNREYADRQAVLEDGDELACIPPVSGGADTVSACERRRGSSMKEHNQARVQDHDR; encoded by the coding sequence ATGCGGATCATCGTGAAGTGTTTCGCCGGGTGCAGGGACGCGGTGGGCGCGACATCGGTTTCAGTGGATGTTCCAGCGGGAACCACCGTGGGCGAGGCCTTTGCGGGGCTGATCGAGTCCTATCCTGGCCTCGCGGGTTACGACCGGAGCGTGATGCTGGCCGTGAACCGTGAGTACGCCGATCGGCAGGCGGTGCTGGAAGATGGGGATGAACTGGCGTGCATTCCGCCTGTGAGCGGCGGCGCGGATACGGTTTCCGCCTGTGAGCGGCGGCGCGGTTCTTCGATGAAGGAGCATAATCAAGCGCGTGTACAGGATCACGACCGATAG
- a CDS encoding molybdenum cofactor biosynthesis protein MoaE, with product MYRITTDRIEPDALFEWVLKPHHGAVVTFAGTVRDNTDGRRTLRLEYEAYAEMAEAKMQEVGEEIRERWDIEDVAMIHRVGTLEIGEISILISVATPHRKHAFEACSYAIDRVKQIVPVWKKEIRADGEWEWVERSS from the coding sequence GTGTACAGGATCACGACCGATAGAATCGAGCCGGACGCCCTCTTCGAATGGGTTCTCAAGCCCCACCACGGCGCGGTGGTCACCTTTGCCGGCACGGTGCGGGACAACACGGATGGCCGGCGGACGCTTCGGCTGGAGTACGAGGCCTACGCCGAGATGGCCGAAGCCAAGATGCAGGAAGTGGGCGAGGAAATCCGCGAGCGGTGGGACATCGAGGACGTGGCCATGATACACCGTGTCGGCACGCTCGAGATCGGGGAAATCAGCATCCTGATTTCCGTGGCGACCCCCCATCGTAAGCATGCATTCGAGGCCTGTTCCTACGCGATCGACCGCGTAAAGCAGATCGTGCCCGTCTGGAAGAAAGAAATCCGGGCAGACGGGGAGTGGGAATGGGTGGAACGCAGTTCCTGA
- a CDS encoding sulfurtransferase TusA family protein has product MIQAAKTLDTYGLLCPVPIMKTASAIREIAVGDVLEVLADDPQILEDMPAWCASNGHALLDTIEEDEEFRLYVRKVK; this is encoded by the coding sequence ATGATCCAGGCGGCCAAGACCCTCGATACCTACGGCCTGCTCTGTCCCGTGCCGATCATGAAGACCGCGTCGGCCATCAGGGAGATCGCCGTGGGTGACGTGCTCGAAGTGCTGGCCGACGATCCGCAGATCCTGGAAGACATGCCGGCCTGGTGCGCGAGTAACGGGCACGCCCTGCTCGATACGATCGAAGAAGATGAAGAGTTCAGGTTATATGTCAGAAAGGTAAAATGA
- the sprA gene encoding cell surface protein SprA yields the protein MLVSLWTFAAQAEGPQIRLESARLHIVTFEEVDEIAHGQNRSPLRTLTDRPRPSGGRTIVYPDLQLLAFIDDEGLDRRVPLVLSFDQYYRLRSSAQFRKLWRTSVLSYVLDTEMRMNQEGLLTLDVPVNLPTFLGGGSPVIRILGRQRIEMDMDSRWTEGNASTATNRVSRAPNVSMKQNQEFTVTGNIGEKIEVNIKQNSEAFTDLDNNLAIRYQDVADDGREGNGILKSFEAGNVSLELKNTEFTGYTQQHTGLFGIKMRSQLGNFHLTAIASQEKGEGESATFQAGSQGSSRVIRDLDFRRRTYYFIDERYRRDFSRRDENGYRVASEDSVRVIQVYVSGQLTPTDEPKLVIANAYPDPPVYDSAGALIQGSEEGEYVRGKFKYLESDEFYVNERFGYIALNSPLQEDDILAVYYETVNRDGEVKRYGRLGGDAPLLRLLKRQQERPPDVPDDPAQWGTWQYEWRNVYYLGQTDIDPENFELRIYQLKKEGEHSEVDENGTPYIQLLGLDRRGVDPGSEPDQIVDIDYALLNLERGELIFPDQYPFAPDLTRTAAGELAYPDTQGEGLPDETPEFYTLTAKLVNSQFSTLNKYFMEVKYRNQLSQYSLGRSNIIEGSEIVLLNGEQLQRGSDYIILYEVGQIRFTNEEALSPDADVTVQFQFAPFFKPVSNTLLGVQGEYQFDERSWIKGTLLYRSDKALEQKSRIGRETGRYMMWGIDTRLAFEPDFLTSFMDFISPADLGDETSSLVIEGELAQSVPNPNILGDGFIDDFEGSKEETDLGVRRSGWRPASPPDEYAHGQRGRMIWYNPLEQVDVRQIYPTREVTGRDQLQHVLIMEFDPTEPDLRWGGIHSDSTFNAPWRQSGPDDVMDRWAGLMHPLAGSNVDQTRSRFIELWVNGNRGELHIDLGKISEDVNDDGRLDTEDDRSDGYGNNLLEPEEDIGMDGLRDEEETGYDPVANPDPHGDNFSFEGTMGSAVPVAQVDYSKINGPEDNAGDPDQNRRPDTEDLDYSGFLDSRNDYFKYVVNLSPDHEDTVFVAGGDREYSNWGSPDSWRMYRIPLDNELFVADTTGSEPSENAGQQDVAGGGTAKVNRAFDGVVGVPGFDEIEMVRLWITKVNEPVKMRIASINIVGNQWQEDFSGAIIDSSGNPVPADSLSVDGETFDVAVKNTYDNPGEYTSPPGAIIEYDRVTGLQNKEQSLVLTYTNLQPHHSAQAYRTLFSDQDYTLYNTLRLYIHGSDNFEPDRSPEFFIRFGGGVSDYYEYRTRVLPGWDEANHLRVDFDDLTILKSETESARRTATVTDTTHTVTLSDGKERSVRFKEGPPGEGLMLAIVELEGNRQYRVLGSPALARIRHITVGIYNPYEKPLSGGELWLDELRAGDVRRDRGLAGRLKIDADFADVFSLFGSVRSVGSHFRRIGEEEAKSRTTVMNFTSLLNLGNMLPEDWGLSIPMRFRWRNDLRLPRLQVGSDILLLNQEQREAQRTENTNQSFSASFSKRVGSENPFVAWTMERIRLDFTSTSYFRHTVSRIDTSGSYRARLYYNLTPRSEIQWQILGWTPLPEFITGLTFNPLPVRLELFSEINRDRRIYRSRLTQTVEVEDTGEMESASPDRGERFTRYLNRNVRATMKPFRAVTMNYNLSVSNDMKSDSTVSFARLDFGPETSYRQSVAIDYRPEITTWFRPSYNFTTSYAENRNPLLQPAGASPEARNITFNNQQGVRTNVNMARMASNVFGRSSRGSSQEGSGWFRLNVIDQLAAVFRNLAPVTLDYKISRNQNFFNAISRPTFRERMGLSDHFSVPFDTLGSGGQVTGIQRNREAEANRSSFNLRTGFRFLGATLSVGPTWASTHNRSTSLNRKQNNITWPEMNLRWSPNPRNMGDFGRMFRRIELSSGYSRRKGKNTDLKLTALAAAQGNATSGAADPGEAGITRTTTTNLSPLISFVADLNAGVVLRGNFTTSEQLTQFGTSATDRKDRNRRLTIALDYRLRPGIRIFGKRTSGDINARLQFIRNSSKTLISRIGGDFQPNNGQNQNRFSVTTDYRFSRYVRGGITVELTNTMNVITQQKRLRRGGGLWTEFTFN from the coding sequence GTGCTGGTATCTCTGTGGACCTTCGCCGCACAGGCGGAAGGTCCGCAGATCCGGCTCGAAAGCGCACGGCTGCATATCGTAACTTTCGAAGAGGTTGACGAAATCGCCCACGGGCAAAACAGATCCCCGTTACGTACCCTCACCGACCGGCCGCGGCCTTCGGGCGGACGGACCATCGTTTATCCCGACCTCCAGCTACTCGCGTTCATCGACGACGAAGGACTGGACCGGCGCGTGCCGCTGGTCCTTTCTTTTGACCAGTATTACCGGCTTCGCAGCTCGGCGCAGTTCAGGAAACTGTGGCGGACATCCGTGCTTTCCTACGTCCTCGATACCGAAATGCGCATGAACCAGGAGGGACTGCTGACCCTCGACGTGCCGGTGAACCTGCCCACTTTTCTGGGCGGCGGCTCACCTGTCATCCGGATTCTCGGAAGGCAACGAATCGAGATGGACATGGACAGCAGATGGACGGAGGGTAACGCGAGCACGGCGACGAACCGGGTTTCCCGGGCACCCAACGTATCCATGAAACAGAACCAGGAATTCACCGTTACGGGGAACATCGGCGAGAAGATCGAGGTGAACATCAAGCAGAACAGCGAAGCGTTCACCGACCTCGACAACAACCTCGCCATACGCTACCAGGACGTTGCCGACGACGGGCGGGAAGGAAACGGCATACTGAAGAGCTTCGAGGCGGGAAACGTATCCCTCGAACTGAAGAATACGGAATTCACGGGCTACACGCAACAGCACACCGGCCTCTTCGGAATCAAAATGAGAAGCCAACTCGGCAACTTTCACCTGACCGCGATCGCCAGCCAGGAGAAGGGAGAAGGCGAGTCGGCCACGTTCCAGGCGGGCTCGCAGGGTTCCAGCCGGGTGATCAGGGACCTCGACTTCAGGCGCAGGACGTACTATTTCATCGACGAAAGATACCGCCGGGATTTCTCGCGGAGAGACGAAAACGGATACCGCGTCGCAAGCGAGGACTCGGTCCGGGTGATCCAGGTCTACGTGTCGGGGCAACTCACCCCGACCGACGAGCCGAAACTGGTCATTGCCAACGCCTATCCGGATCCCCCGGTGTACGATTCGGCGGGCGCGCTCATCCAGGGATCGGAGGAAGGTGAATACGTAAGAGGGAAGTTCAAGTACCTGGAATCCGACGAATTCTACGTAAACGAACGATTCGGCTACATCGCGCTGAATTCGCCGCTGCAGGAAGACGACATTCTCGCGGTTTACTACGAGACCGTGAACCGGGACGGAGAAGTCAAAAGGTACGGCCGCCTGGGCGGCGATGCCCCGCTGCTTCGCCTGCTCAAACGGCAACAGGAACGTCCACCCGATGTGCCGGACGATCCCGCACAGTGGGGCACCTGGCAATACGAATGGCGAAACGTGTATTACCTCGGCCAGACAGATATCGATCCGGAGAATTTCGAACTGAGGATATACCAGTTGAAGAAAGAGGGCGAGCACAGTGAAGTCGACGAGAACGGAACACCCTACATACAGTTGTTGGGACTCGACCGAAGGGGGGTGGACCCAGGTTCCGAACCCGACCAGATCGTCGATATCGACTACGCATTGTTGAATCTCGAGCGGGGTGAATTGATTTTTCCTGACCAGTATCCCTTCGCGCCGGACCTGACACGGACCGCCGCCGGCGAACTGGCCTATCCGGATACCCAGGGCGAAGGCCTTCCCGACGAAACACCCGAGTTCTACACCCTCACGGCCAAGCTGGTCAACAGCCAGTTCAGTACATTGAACAAGTACTTCATGGAGGTCAAGTACCGGAACCAGCTTTCCCAGTACTCACTCGGGCGGTCCAATATCATCGAGGGAAGTGAAATCGTGCTGCTGAACGGCGAGCAACTGCAACGGGGATCGGACTACATCATTCTGTACGAGGTCGGTCAGATCCGCTTCACGAACGAGGAGGCCCTGAGCCCGGACGCGGACGTCACCGTGCAGTTCCAGTTCGCCCCCTTCTTCAAACCCGTGTCGAACACCCTGCTGGGTGTGCAAGGGGAATACCAGTTCGACGAACGGTCCTGGATAAAGGGCACCTTACTCTACCGTTCCGACAAGGCCCTTGAGCAGAAGTCCCGGATCGGCCGCGAGACCGGCCGCTACATGATGTGGGGAATCGACACCCGCCTGGCCTTCGAACCGGACTTCCTGACTTCGTTCATGGACTTCATCTCCCCTGCCGACCTGGGGGATGAAACGTCCTCCCTGGTCATCGAGGGCGAACTCGCCCAGAGCGTACCCAATCCCAATATCCTGGGCGACGGGTTCATCGACGACTTTGAAGGGAGCAAGGAGGAAACCGACCTGGGCGTGCGCCGCAGCGGCTGGCGGCCGGCCAGTCCACCCGACGAGTATGCGCACGGCCAGCGGGGCAGGATGATCTGGTACAATCCCCTGGAGCAGGTCGATGTCCGCCAGATCTATCCAACCCGCGAAGTCACGGGCCGGGACCAGTTGCAGCACGTGCTGATCATGGAATTCGACCCCACGGAACCCGACTTGCGCTGGGGCGGAATCCACTCGGATTCGACCTTCAACGCACCATGGCGGCAAAGCGGACCGGATGACGTAATGGACCGGTGGGCCGGGTTGATGCATCCACTGGCCGGGAGCAACGTGGACCAGACGCGCAGCAGGTTTATTGAGTTATGGGTGAATGGCAACCGGGGTGAACTGCACATCGACCTCGGGAAGATCAGCGAGGACGTCAACGACGACGGCCGGCTCGATACGGAAGACGACAGAAGCGACGGATACGGCAACAATCTTCTGGAACCGGAAGAAGACATCGGCATGGACGGTCTGCGGGACGAGGAAGAGACCGGTTACGATCCGGTGGCCAATCCGGACCCGCACGGAGACAACTTCTCCTTCGAGGGCACGATGGGCAGCGCCGTGCCGGTCGCCCAGGTCGACTACAGCAAGATCAACGGACCGGAAGACAATGCCGGCGATCCGGACCAGAACCGGCGTCCCGACACCGAGGACCTCGACTACTCCGGTTTCCTGGACAGCCGGAACGATTACTTCAAGTACGTCGTGAATCTGAGCCCGGACCACGAAGACACCGTATTCGTGGCCGGGGGCGACCGGGAGTACTCCAACTGGGGGAGCCCGGACAGTTGGCGCATGTATCGTATTCCCCTGGATAACGAACTTTTTGTTGCCGATACTACGGGCTCCGAGCCTTCGGAGAACGCAGGTCAGCAGGATGTTGCGGGAGGCGGAACGGCGAAGGTAAACCGGGCTTTCGATGGTGTGGTAGGCGTGCCGGGATTCGACGAGATCGAAATGGTCCGCCTCTGGATCACGAAAGTGAATGAACCGGTGAAGATGCGTATCGCCTCCATCAATATCGTCGGCAATCAGTGGCAGGAGGACTTTTCCGGAGCGATCATCGATTCCAGCGGCAATCCGGTACCGGCCGACTCGCTGTCAGTCGATGGGGAGACTTTCGATGTCGCCGTGAAGAATACCTATGACAATCCGGGTGAATATACGTCGCCGCCCGGCGCGATCATCGAGTACGATCGCGTAACCGGTCTGCAGAACAAGGAGCAGTCGCTGGTCCTGACCTATACCAACCTGCAACCCCACCACAGCGCCCAGGCCTACCGTACCCTGTTCTCCGACCAGGACTACACGTTGTACAATACCCTGAGACTGTACATCCATGGCTCTGACAACTTTGAACCCGACCGTTCGCCCGAGTTTTTCATTCGATTCGGTGGCGGAGTATCCGACTATTACGAGTATCGTACGCGTGTTTTACCCGGCTGGGACGAAGCGAATCATCTGAGGGTGGACTTTGACGACTTGACGATCCTCAAGAGCGAAACGGAATCGGCACGGAGAACGGCGACGGTAACGGACACCACCCATACGGTCACGCTGAGCGACGGGAAGGAGCGTTCCGTTCGATTCAAGGAGGGTCCTCCGGGAGAGGGGCTTATGCTGGCCATAGTCGAACTGGAAGGAAACAGACAGTACAGAGTACTCGGTTCACCCGCCCTGGCGCGGATACGTCATATCACGGTGGGGATCTACAATCCTTACGAGAAGCCGCTTTCGGGCGGTGAGCTCTGGCTGGACGAACTTAGGGCGGGCGACGTCAGGCGTGACCGCGGTCTGGCGGGCCGCTTGAAGATCGACGCCGATTTTGCAGACGTATTCTCGCTATTCGGAAGCGTAAGAAGCGTGGGCAGTCACTTTCGAAGAATAGGCGAGGAAGAAGCAAAAAGCAGGACCACGGTGATGAATTTTACCAGTCTGCTGAACCTCGGAAACATGCTGCCGGAGGACTGGGGGTTGTCCATCCCCATGCGATTTCGGTGGAGAAACGATCTGAGGCTTCCGCGTCTGCAGGTCGGCTCCGATATCCTGCTGCTGAACCAGGAGCAGCGCGAAGCACAGCGCACGGAGAACACGAACCAGTCCTTTTCGGCATCGTTCTCCAAGCGAGTCGGTTCAGAAAATCCCTTCGTCGCCTGGACCATGGAACGTATCCGGCTGGATTTTACGTCGACCAGCTATTTCCGGCACACCGTCTCGCGAATCGACACATCGGGTTCCTACCGTGCCCGTCTGTATTACAATCTGACCCCTCGCTCCGAGATCCAGTGGCAGATTCTCGGGTGGACGCCGTTACCGGAATTCATTACCGGCCTGACTTTCAACCCACTTCCGGTGCGACTGGAGCTGTTCTCGGAAATCAACCGCGACAGGCGGATCTATCGCAGCAGGCTGACGCAGACTGTCGAGGTCGAAGATACCGGTGAAATGGAATCGGCCAGTCCGGACCGCGGCGAACGGTTCACCCGTTATTTGAATCGTAACGTAAGAGCAACCATGAAACCCTTCAGAGCGGTGACAATGAACTACAACCTGTCCGTTTCCAACGACATGAAATCCGATTCCACGGTATCGTTTGCCAGACTGGATTTCGGACCGGAAACCAGCTACCGCCAGAGCGTGGCCATCGACTACCGTCCCGAGATCACGACCTGGTTCAGGCCCTCATACAATTTCACCACGTCTTACGCCGAGAATCGGAATCCCCTGTTACAGCCCGCCGGCGCTTCGCCTGAGGCCCGGAACATCACATTCAACAACCAGCAGGGCGTACGTACAAACGTCAATATGGCCAGGATGGCATCGAACGTTTTCGGGAGATCTTCCCGAGGATCGAGTCAGGAGGGCTCGGGATGGTTCCGCCTTAACGTGATAGACCAGCTTGCCGCGGTCTTTCGCAATCTCGCGCCGGTCACGCTGGACTACAAGATCAGTCGCAACCAGAACTTCTTCAACGCGATATCCCGTCCAACCTTCCGGGAGCGCATGGGGCTGTCGGATCATTTTTCGGTGCCGTTCGATACGCTGGGATCCGGCGGTCAAGTTACCGGGATTCAGCGTAACCGGGAAGCGGAAGCAAACCGGTCTTCCTTCAACCTCCGAACGGGATTCAGGTTCCTCGGGGCGACGCTGTCCGTTGGGCCCACATGGGCATCGACCCACAACCGGTCCACGAGTCTAAACCGAAAACAGAACAACATCACGTGGCCCGAAATGAACCTGCGCTGGAGCCCCAATCCAAGGAATATGGGCGACTTTGGCCGGATGTTCCGCCGCATCGAATTGTCCAGCGGGTATTCGAGACGCAAGGGGAAGAACACCGACCTGAAACTCACTGCCCTTGCGGCCGCCCAGGGGAACGCGACTTCGGGGGCCGCGGATCCCGGTGAAGCCGGAATCACCCGGACGACCACGACCAATCTGTCTCCGCTCATCAGTTTCGTCGCTGATCTGAACGCCGGCGTGGTACTGAGAGGCAATTTCACCACGTCGGAACAATTGACCCAATTCGGAACGAGCGCGACCGACCGGAAAGATCGGAACAGGCGACTCACCATCGCGTTAGACTACCGGCTCAGGCCCGGGATCCGGATCTTCGGGAAGAGGACGAGCGGGGACATAAACGCCCGGCTGCAATTCATCCGGAATTCCAGTAAGACCCTGATTTCACGCATAGGTGGCGATTTCCAACCCAACAACGGGCAGAATCAGAATCGGTTCTCGGTCACGACGGACTACCGTTTCAGCCGATACGTCCGCGGTGGCATCACGGTCGAGCTGACGAATACGATGAACGTAATAACCCAACAGAAACGGCTTCGGCGGGGAGGCGGCCTGTGGACCGAGTTTACATTCAACTGA
- a CDS encoding cysteine desulfurase family protein, which translates to MIYFDHNAAPPVDPRVIDAMVPYLREHAGNPSSLHRLGAEARRALDRARGQVAGLIGAGPGEIVFTACGTEADNLAVKGLAQARTNQGRHIVVSSIEHHAVLYAAKAMERQGFAVTQVPADGDGVVQPDRVARAMREDTVLVSVMLANDETGTIQPVREIAGVARRRGAVMHTDAVAAVGRLPVNVDELNVDALSLSARTLNGPPGAGALYLKAGTRLRPQVEGGVQEEGRRGGHENIPAIVGFGRAAELAVEELPRRIDRLKRLDEALLRGLKDRLPDISINGHPLQRVPGHLNLWIPEADGESLVLMLDARGIAVSVGSSCAAHAFKPSHVLLALGRTAAEARCSLLVTVGPDTGESEVEEALDALAEVVGELRAIAGVSV; encoded by the coding sequence ATGATCTACTTCGACCACAACGCGGCGCCGCCGGTGGACCCCCGCGTCATCGACGCGATGGTGCCCTATCTCAGGGAACACGCCGGCAATCCGTCCAGCCTGCACCGGCTGGGCGCGGAGGCGCGCCGGGCGCTGGACCGGGCGCGCGGCCAGGTCGCCGGACTGATCGGCGCAGGTCCGGGCGAGATCGTATTCACGGCCTGCGGTACGGAAGCGGACAACCTGGCCGTCAAGGGGCTGGCGCAGGCGAGGACGAATCAGGGCCGGCACATCGTTGTATCCAGCATTGAGCATCATGCGGTGCTCTACGCCGCGAAAGCCATGGAACGGCAGGGGTTCGCCGTCACGCAGGTCCCTGCCGACGGGGACGGCGTCGTGCAACCTGACCGGGTTGCACGGGCTATGCGGGAAGATACCGTCCTCGTTTCCGTCATGCTCGCAAACGATGAGACCGGTACCATCCAGCCCGTGCGCGAAATCGCCGGAGTCGCCCGCCGTCGCGGCGCGGTCATGCATACGGACGCCGTAGCGGCCGTAGGGCGGCTGCCCGTCAACGTTGATGAGTTGAACGTCGATGCTCTCTCCCTTTCCGCCCGGACCCTGAACGGCCCACCCGGCGCCGGCGCCCTCTATTTGAAGGCAGGCACCCGGCTGCGCCCCCAGGTGGAAGGAGGCGTGCAGGAAGAGGGCCGCCGCGGCGGCCACGAGAACATCCCCGCCATCGTGGGGTTCGGCAGGGCGGCGGAACTGGCGGTGGAAGAATTACCCCGCCGGATCGACCGGCTGAAGCGGCTGGATGAGGCGCTGTTGCGCGGTTTGAAGGATCGCCTGCCGGATATCTCTATCAATGGGCATCCCCTCCAGCGCGTACCGGGTCACCTGAACCTGTGGATACCGGAGGCCGACGGGGAATCCCTCGTGCTGATGCTCGACGCCCGGGGAATCGCCGTCTCCGTCGGTTCCTCGTGCGCCGCTCACGCGTTCAAGCCCTCTCACGTGCTGTTGGCCCTGGGGCGGACGGCGGCCGAGGCCCGATGCTCGCTGCTGGTCACCGTTGGTCCGGACACCGGGGAATCCGAGGTCGAGGAGGCACTGGACGCGCTCGCCGAGGTTGTGGGCGAACTGCGCGCTATCGCTGGCGTGAGCGTCTGA